A single window of Anomaloglossus baeobatrachus isolate aAnoBae1 chromosome 9, aAnoBae1.hap1, whole genome shotgun sequence DNA harbors:
- the RABL6 gene encoding rab-like protein 6 isoform X2 — protein sequence MFSALKKLVGSDVSNLRDKNIPAGLQSMNQVLQRRFAKGVQYNMKIVIRGDRNTGKTTLWHRLQGKKFMEEYIPTQEIQVTSIHWNYKTTDDIVKVEVWDVVDKGKGKKRGESALKLENEPQETDADLALDAEFLDVYKNCNGVIMMFDITKQWTFSYITRELPKVPSHVPVCVLGNHRDMGEHRVILPDDVRDFIQSLNRRPGSSYIRYAESSMRNSFGLKYLHKFFNIPFLQLQRETLLRQLETNQLDIDATLEELSVQQETEDQNYEIFLEMLENNKRLASPVATNGQSPSSGSQSPVVPINSGSPDSSGPGTPLQIPATVPASPPLAASPPPPPALDVFDVSGPSPSAVSSPPPSQPPQQKRGFMSRLFGSSTPESPPAKPETPSLAEQPVKVQSVEDFVPEDSLDRSFLEDGATHRDLGRGSPRQRRDSDSDGDAPGINPMVAGFQDDLDPDDRIAAKPSVGVIPSKNVTLSSDDEDPAASLQISRDEDIDAELFSWKPPQPSAPQSRPEKQVTAPTLSHPAGKAKKAKAKAQEDSESDPEGPIATQMLSFVMDDPDFDSEDSNQVSKTKEDFPVLNNVSESSSEEASSLPAQPVKTPAAAPSFKMRQDADLFGLGFEEKVTKESEEDKESKVSKEKKKKKKKTKEAPEEDKSTKKKTKHKKSKEKEKEEGKEEKKKKPKKGKEKKEIDELEAFLGGGEPSKPSSGGEYEEL from the exons ATGTTCTCCGCTTTGAAGAAACTGGTGGGGTCGGATGTGTCCAATCTACGGGACAAGAACATTCCAGCGGGGCTGCAGTCCATGAAccaggtgctgcagaggaggtTCGCCAAGGGGGTGCAATATAACA TGAAAATTGTGATCAGGGGAGACAGAAACACAGGAAAGACGACACTCTGGCACCGACTGCAGGGGAAGAAGTTTATGGAGGAATATATTCCCACCCAGGAGATCCAGGTCACCAGTATACACTGGAACTACAAGA CCACTGATGACATAGTGAAGGTAGAAGTTTGGGATGTGGTGGATAAGG GTAAAggtaagaagagaggagagagcgcgCTGAAACTGGAAAACGAGCCCCAAGAG ACGGACGCGGATCTGGCGCTGGACGCGGAGTTTCTGGATGTTTACAAGAACTGTAATGGAGTGATTATGATGTTTGACATCACCAAGCAGTG GACCTTTAGTTACATCACTCGTGAGCTGCCGAAGGTCCCCAGCCACGTCCCGGTGTGTGTGCTCGGCAATCACCGCGATATGGGGGAGCACAGGGTCATTCTGCCTGATGATGTGCGTGACTTCATCCAGAGCCTGAACCG GCGCCCGGGGTCCTCCTATATCCGCTATGCTGAGTCTTCCATGAGGAACAGCTTCGGGCTGAAATACTTGCACAAATTTTTTAACATCCCTTTTCTGCAGCTGCAG CGGGAAACCTTGTTACGACAACTGGAGACGAACCAGCTGGACATCGACGCCACCCTGGAGGAGCTGTCCGTCCAGCAGGAGACGGAGGACCAGAACTATGAGAT ATTCCTGGAAATGTTAGAGAATAATAAACGTCTGGCTTCTCCGGTGGCGACCAACGGACAAAGCCCGTCCTCGGGGTCTCAGTCCCCCGTGGTCCCCATAAACTCTGGTTCTCCGGACAGCTCCGGCCCTGGCACACCCCTCCAGATACCGGCTACGGTGCCCGCATCTCCTCCCCTGGCAGCGTCTCCTCCGCCGCCGCCGGCCCTGGATGTCTTTGATGTCTCCGGCCCTTCTCCCtccgcagtgtcatctcctcctccgtCTCAACCACCTCAGCAGAAGCGCGGCTTCATGTCCCGTCTGTTCGGTTCCTCCACTCCTGAAAGTCCTCCAGCGAAACCAG AGACCCCGTCACTTGCAGAGCAGCCTGTGAAGGTGCAGAGCGTGGAAGACTTTGTACCTGAAGACAGCTTAGATCGCAGCTTCTTAGAGGACGGCGCCACCCACAGGGATCTGGGGAGAGGGTCTCCGAGACAAAGGCGAGACAGCGACAG TGATGGGGACGCACCCGGGATAAACCCCATGGTCGCCGGCTTCCAGGATGACTTGGATCCCGATGACCGGATAGCTGCTAAACCCTCTGTGGGCGTAATCCCCAGTAAGAACGTGACCTTGTCCAGCGATGATGAGGACCCCGCGGCCTCCTTGCAAATCTCTCGGGATGAAGACATTGACGCGGAGTTATTCTCATG GAAACCCCCTCAACCCTCAGCCCCTCAATCTCGGCCTGAGAAACAGGTGACGGCCCCCACATTGAGTCATCCTGCCGGCAAAGCCAAGAAAGCGAAGGCAAAAGCCCAGGAGGACTCTGAGAGCGATCCGGAAGGGCCTATAGCCACACAGATGCTGTCCTTCGTCATGGATGACCCGGATTTTGACAGCGAAGACTCAAACCAAGTATCGAAGACTAAG GAAGATTTCCCGGTGTTGAATAACGTGTCCGAAAGCTCCAGCGAAGAGGCGTCATCTCTGCCCGCACAGCCCGTAAAAACCCCCGCCGCCGCCCCGTCCTTCAAGATGAGGCAAGACGCCGATCTGTTCGGCTTGGGGTTTGAGGAAAAAGTGACCAAGGAGAGCGAAGAAG ATAAGGAAAGCAAAGTCtccaaggagaaaaagaagaagaaaaagaaaactaAGGAG GCTCCGGAAGAAGATAAGTCAACGAAGAAAAAGACTAAACACAAGAAAAGCAAagagaaagaaaaggaagaaggcaaggaggagaagaagaaaaaGCCCAAGAAGGGCAAAGAAAAGAAGGAGATCGATGAACTAGAGGCTTTCCTTGGGGGAGGAGAACCCAGCAAGCCGAGCTCGGGGGGCGAGTACGAGGAGCTTTAG
- the RABL6 gene encoding rab-like protein 6 isoform X1, which yields MFSALKKLVGSDVSNLRDKNIPAGLQSMNQVLQRRFAKGVQYNMKIVIRGDRNTGKTTLWHRLQGKKFMEEYIPTQEIQVTSIHWNYKTTDDIVKVEVWDVVDKGKGKKRGESALKLENEPQETDADLALDAEFLDVYKNCNGVIMMFDITKQWTFSYITRELPKVPSHVPVCVLGNHRDMGEHRVILPDDVRDFIQSLNRRPGSSYIRYAESSMRNSFGLKYLHKFFNIPFLQLQRETLLRQLETNQLDIDATLEELSVQQETEDQNYEIFLEMLENNKRLASPVATNGQSPSSGSQSPVVPINSGSPDSSGPGTPLQIPATVPASPPLAASPPPPPALDVFDVSGPSPSAVSSPPPSQPPQQKRGFMSRLFGSSTPESPPAKPAETPSLAEQPVKVQSVEDFVPEDSLDRSFLEDGATHRDLGRGSPRQRRDSDSDGDAPGINPMVAGFQDDLDPDDRIAAKPSVGVIPSKNVTLSSDDEDPAASLQISRDEDIDAELFSWKPPQPSAPQSRPEKQVTAPTLSHPAGKAKKAKAKAQEDSESDPEGPIATQMLSFVMDDPDFDSEDSNQVSKTKEDFPVLNNVSESSSEEASSLPAQPVKTPAAAPSFKMRQDADLFGLGFEEKVTKESEEDKESKVSKEKKKKKKKTKEAPEEDKSTKKKTKHKKSKEKEKEEGKEEKKKKPKKGKEKKEIDELEAFLGGGEPSKPSSGGEYEEL from the exons ATGTTCTCCGCTTTGAAGAAACTGGTGGGGTCGGATGTGTCCAATCTACGGGACAAGAACATTCCAGCGGGGCTGCAGTCCATGAAccaggtgctgcagaggaggtTCGCCAAGGGGGTGCAATATAACA TGAAAATTGTGATCAGGGGAGACAGAAACACAGGAAAGACGACACTCTGGCACCGACTGCAGGGGAAGAAGTTTATGGAGGAATATATTCCCACCCAGGAGATCCAGGTCACCAGTATACACTGGAACTACAAGA CCACTGATGACATAGTGAAGGTAGAAGTTTGGGATGTGGTGGATAAGG GTAAAggtaagaagagaggagagagcgcgCTGAAACTGGAAAACGAGCCCCAAGAG ACGGACGCGGATCTGGCGCTGGACGCGGAGTTTCTGGATGTTTACAAGAACTGTAATGGAGTGATTATGATGTTTGACATCACCAAGCAGTG GACCTTTAGTTACATCACTCGTGAGCTGCCGAAGGTCCCCAGCCACGTCCCGGTGTGTGTGCTCGGCAATCACCGCGATATGGGGGAGCACAGGGTCATTCTGCCTGATGATGTGCGTGACTTCATCCAGAGCCTGAACCG GCGCCCGGGGTCCTCCTATATCCGCTATGCTGAGTCTTCCATGAGGAACAGCTTCGGGCTGAAATACTTGCACAAATTTTTTAACATCCCTTTTCTGCAGCTGCAG CGGGAAACCTTGTTACGACAACTGGAGACGAACCAGCTGGACATCGACGCCACCCTGGAGGAGCTGTCCGTCCAGCAGGAGACGGAGGACCAGAACTATGAGAT ATTCCTGGAAATGTTAGAGAATAATAAACGTCTGGCTTCTCCGGTGGCGACCAACGGACAAAGCCCGTCCTCGGGGTCTCAGTCCCCCGTGGTCCCCATAAACTCTGGTTCTCCGGACAGCTCCGGCCCTGGCACACCCCTCCAGATACCGGCTACGGTGCCCGCATCTCCTCCCCTGGCAGCGTCTCCTCCGCCGCCGCCGGCCCTGGATGTCTTTGATGTCTCCGGCCCTTCTCCCtccgcagtgtcatctcctcctccgtCTCAACCACCTCAGCAGAAGCGCGGCTTCATGTCCCGTCTGTTCGGTTCCTCCACTCCTGAAAGTCCTCCAGCGAAACCAG CAGAGACCCCGTCACTTGCAGAGCAGCCTGTGAAGGTGCAGAGCGTGGAAGACTTTGTACCTGAAGACAGCTTAGATCGCAGCTTCTTAGAGGACGGCGCCACCCACAGGGATCTGGGGAGAGGGTCTCCGAGACAAAGGCGAGACAGCGACAG TGATGGGGACGCACCCGGGATAAACCCCATGGTCGCCGGCTTCCAGGATGACTTGGATCCCGATGACCGGATAGCTGCTAAACCCTCTGTGGGCGTAATCCCCAGTAAGAACGTGACCTTGTCCAGCGATGATGAGGACCCCGCGGCCTCCTTGCAAATCTCTCGGGATGAAGACATTGACGCGGAGTTATTCTCATG GAAACCCCCTCAACCCTCAGCCCCTCAATCTCGGCCTGAGAAACAGGTGACGGCCCCCACATTGAGTCATCCTGCCGGCAAAGCCAAGAAAGCGAAGGCAAAAGCCCAGGAGGACTCTGAGAGCGATCCGGAAGGGCCTATAGCCACACAGATGCTGTCCTTCGTCATGGATGACCCGGATTTTGACAGCGAAGACTCAAACCAAGTATCGAAGACTAAG GAAGATTTCCCGGTGTTGAATAACGTGTCCGAAAGCTCCAGCGAAGAGGCGTCATCTCTGCCCGCACAGCCCGTAAAAACCCCCGCCGCCGCCCCGTCCTTCAAGATGAGGCAAGACGCCGATCTGTTCGGCTTGGGGTTTGAGGAAAAAGTGACCAAGGAGAGCGAAGAAG ATAAGGAAAGCAAAGTCtccaaggagaaaaagaagaagaaaaagaaaactaAGGAG GCTCCGGAAGAAGATAAGTCAACGAAGAAAAAGACTAAACACAAGAAAAGCAAagagaaagaaaaggaagaaggcaaggaggagaagaagaaaaaGCCCAAGAAGGGCAAAGAAAAGAAGGAGATCGATGAACTAGAGGCTTTCCTTGGGGGAGGAGAACCCAGCAAGCCGAGCTCGGGGGGCGAGTACGAGGAGCTTTAG